CCCTTTCTCAATTTAGAGGTAAAAATGTGGTTCTATTTTTTTATCCGTTGGATTTTACATTTGTTTGCCCAACCGAGCTCCACGCTTTTCAAGAAAAATTAGAAGCTTTTGAAAAAAGAAATACGCAAGTGATTGGATGCTCGGTTGACAGTCCTTATTCTCACTATGCCTGGGTAAATACCCCCAAGTCCAAAGGGGGAATTGAAGGTATCACCTACCCGATTGTCTCGGATATTAATAAAACTATTGCGCGGGATTACGATGTTTTAATCGAATCTGAAGGGGTTGCCTATAGAGGCTTATTTTTAATCGATGGTGAAGGAACCGTCCGCCATCAGGTCGTCAATGACCTCCCCTTGGGTCGTTCGGTCGATGAGGCGATCCGCATTATAGATGCCCTTCTTAACTTTGAACAGCACGGAGAAGTTTGCCCAGCCAACTGGCAAGTGGGTAAGCAAAGCATGGTTCCCACGCAGGAAGGCCTTAAAAAATACTTTGCTTTTCAAGCCTAATTACGACCTTGTTGGGCTATCTAATAAGTAGTCACATAAATCTGCTCCGAGGAGGACAAGGATGCTGGGATAGATTTTGCCCAACAAGTTAAGAGCATAAATGATTTCAGAATCTCCCGCACCTGGAATACCTCTCGCATCTATTGGCGTGAGAAAAATTTGGCTTTTAAAAGGCGGAGACCTTCTAAGTAATCCTGAAAGCTAAATCCCTTTTTCTTGGCAAGAAAAGAAACAAGATCGCGCCGGTAAAGCAAAGCTTGCATAACCAAGTGCAATCCTCTACTTTTGGGTGGAGGATTCCCTAAATATTCCACTAATGGGAAAGTGTCTTGCAATAATAAGCTATCTGAAATTCTCCTTTCTCAGCTTCTCCACACCCCATCACGGTATAATTTGATTGCGCAGCTGCTATGATTCAAAGTGGATCACCTACCCCAGATTGCTTCCATATCGGAAAGTCTATTGATGGCTTACCTTTTTAATCGTTGAGAAAATTTTGCTTCCCAACTTTAATAGGCCAGGTACATGAAGTTACGATAAGTTTTTTGCATAAAAAAAATTGATCATGCTTGAGAGCAAGCTTTAATTAAAGGACAAGGTGCGTTGTACATTATTCGTTTTATGACCTACTCTGGCGGTCATCGCTTCTCGCATCACATTTTCTTGAATAAGAGGAGCTAAGCTTGGCCAAATGACCCCTGCCGCACTAGACCTGGTGTATTGGGATAAAATTTCTCTAGCCACGAGTTTAGATAAATCGGCTTCGTTCTTTTTTGAGGCTTGTCTAATCTTATCCATGCATTCTAATCGCAGCTGCCTGACTTCTTGAGCAAGCTTTGCAGCTCTTTCCATAATCAAAGAATCCACAATTGAATATTGATTAGCTAGCCTTTCAATAGGCTGAGGATTTTCTTTTAACGTATTCCGCACAATGATTTCATAAAACCTTGCATAAGCATGCGAGTGCAGGTCTGAGGCTTCCATCAAATGTTGGAAGACACGCAAATTCCCGGCAGCACATTCTAAAACAAAAGCTTGCAATGTGTTGAAATCGAACGAGTTTGTTTTTAATATCAATTTTAGAGTTTTCAGCTCACCTTGCTCATTAAACATCAAATGGCGGGGGGATAAGTAAGCAGGCGAAATTTGCTGTTTTACTAGCCATAAGATCAGGGTAGCTAAAGGCCCCACTTGGTCTTCATCTTCTTTCGAAAACTGTTCCCTTTGGCTTTTCCAGTCAAGGTTTAATGGGGTGGTTAAACGCTCCACAATCGCGCAAGCTCCCGTTGCATCAATTTCAAAGATTGTAGGCATTTTAAGCACATAGCCCTGATCAGCTTCCAAGCTTTTACGAATGCCCAAAATGGCTTCATTGACGGGTATCGTCACAATTTTTTGAGTGTCTCCCTGAATAGCAAAATGGATAGTCCGATCAAATCCTTGCAGTTTTTCGCCAATTCTATCGCCTAACACGAAGGGTTTTCCATTGATAAAAATCGTATCACCTGGTTTTAATTGGCTTCGCCAAGCAAGGTGCAGAGGGTCTTCTTGTGAGAAAAAATTGCAGCGATGTTCCACAAGGCTCATTTCTAATTTTACTAAACTAGGCTTGGAAGCTTGGTTTCTGCCAAATTCTTCGACCAGAGATTTCAAAAAACGGTGAAAAGAGCGAACTGCCATTTTATTTTTATTTTCATTTAAAAAATCGGCCCATTTATAGAGCTGCTCTTTTTCCTCTTCTCCTATCTCTTGTCCGTGTGAAAGCTTATAAAAAATGGAATAGGGCAGCGGCCCTTGAAACAGCTCTTCTACATCTAAAATGGATTGTAGAGTCTTTATGTGGAGGTACAGCTCTTTACAATTAAAAACTGAAGAAACACCCTCTTCTGGAGGGCTTAATTGCTTTCTAAAAAAATTTTGAAGGCGTGGATTTTTATTATAAACCTGTTTAAGAAAAGGGTCAGTAGCATCAAACCATTTAGTCAATAGCTGCCGACATTTTAGATAGGCATTATCATTTATGGGGGCTTTTAGGCTTTTTTGCATAATATAATGGCTATAGTGACCAGCAGATTCTTCGATCATTTTAACATGCTGGTCAAAAATTTGCTGAGTTTTAATAAAAGCTCTCTGCAACTGCCGGTCCCGGAGACGTTTTCCCGCAAAAAAGTATACGACCCTCCATATTTTCCCCCACCCCGATTGGGTATTATAAATGCGATTTCCCCATAGGCTCCCCACTAAACATTTTTCAAGTGCTTCTCCTTGGTCCAAAGTCGAATAAATTTCTAAAAAATTATTTTTAATTAATGAAATATTCAATTGCATAATTGTGTTTGCATCCTATCATACAATCCATGCCTTTAACTATCTCTACGGTTGAATTTCTGCTTTTAATGGACGTTTGCCTGAAGATAGATCAAAAATTTCAGTTTTCAACATAGGGACTTGATGGCCCATTGGAACTACAGCTTCTGGAACTTCGTTTCTTTGAAATACATTATAAGGGGCTGCTTGAGTGGTCCCTTGCCCAGCTCTTTTACTTGAAATTCTAAAGCGGTCGTTATCTAACAGGTAAGCTTTTTCTTTTTGCTTATCTTCCCTATCTAAATATTCTTGCTCAAACTTGACAATGTTGCGACTTTGCCAATAATATTCCACGCGTTTATGCCAATCATCTCTCCTGACATCTTTATAATCAAACGCATAAAAGCTGACTAATCCTTTATGAAGAGTCATAAATCCCACATAAAATGGATCAATAAAAACCCCTTCATACGATTCAAAATTTACAGCGATATCCAATTTTTCAGGGTTTAACTCCCCACCTGCTTGTGCGACAAGAGCGTATTGTCCATTAAAAAGGTAGAGGAAGTCTTCCACCACTTCTACCAATAATTCCCTTGCTTCTCTTACCTCAATGGCATGTTGGGTCGTAAATTTCAGTTGAATCCGGTTGAGTTTTCTATTACTGAAGATTACCTGAGAATCTTCCAAGATGAGATGTTTGTATTTTTTTCGCAAATCTTGAGCATAGAGCATGATTGTACGAGAAATATCTTCTGTGCTTGTTTTTCCCCCTGCTTTATATTCTCGCTCATATAAGGGTTTAGGGAGATTTGTCTTTTTAAGCTTGACACAGCAGGGTAAGAGAAGGAGGAGAAGAATAGGAAACAGCTTGAAATAGTGCATAATTAGCCTCTAAAGAGTGTCAAAAGTTTTATTTGCATCCTATTTCTTTTTAAGCTTTTTTTTAAAGAAAAACTCAAAGATTAGCCCAAATTGAGTCTGAAGCGACTGGAGTTTAGCAATCTAGAATATTTTTATTTAAGTTCAACTTAGATTGTGTAGAAATGAAAAATGGCTTTTTTGCTCTTTTGCTTCAAAAAAAGTTTCA
The Parachlamydia sp. AcF125 genome window above contains:
- a CDS encoding peroxiredoxin, whose amino-acid sequence is MGVLVGKKAPDFIAKAVVENKIVQDFSLSQFRGKNVVLFFYPLDFTFVCPTELHAFQEKLEAFEKRNTQVIGCSVDSPYSHYAWVNTPKSKGGIEGITYPIVSDINKTIARDYDVLIESEGVAYRGLFLIDGEGTVRHQVVNDLPLGRSVDEAIRIIDALLNFEQHGEVCPANWQVGKQSMVPTQEGLKKYFAFQA